From the Methanobacterium sp. CWC-01 genome, the window CTGGACTAACGTCGCCGTGGACAATATATTACAAAGGATCATCGGTGTGGATGAAAGTGAAATCATTAAAGTGGGTTCCCCAGATGGAACCAGTCCCGTTGTGAAACGATACACCCTCATTGAGAAGAGAAAAAATCATCCCTATTATAATGATGTGCGGGTGATTGATGAAGTTATAAAGAGAAGTAAAAGTGAAATAAATCAGATATATCCTGAGATCAACTATTTAAAGCAAAAAATCAAAGAACTAAGCCAAAAAAAAGATGAATTAGAAAAAAATTCTCAAAAACTTTTAAAAAAACAAGAGGAATATCAAAAACTTTTAGATGAACTTGATCCTGGACTAATGGTCGCTGAACTGGCAGAAATTGATAATAAAAAATTTGATCTGGAACAAAAATCCGAACTTTATTTAGAGCTCGCTAAAAAGATTGAAGAATTTAGTAAAATCGAAAGCAATCTACCAGACCCTGATGAATACTATAATTTGGATTCTGAATTAAAAAAGATGAAGCGAGGCAGCTTTTTAAGGCGAGCTATTTCTCCTCTAAATCGGGAAGGTTATCAAAGGTTCACCCAGGAACTGGATGCTAAAACTTCTTTTCAAAATAAATTAACGGATGTATACAATGACTACTGGAATTTAAAGGACAAGCTAGAAGCAGAATATTATCAGATATACGGAAGTGATGATCATATTCCCCTTGATGATGCACTTGAAACTGAATTTGAGATTTTAGAGATCTTTGACCAGTACCTGTCCCTTAAGAAATTAGAAATTCTAGTTGAACTTGAAAATAATCGGATTGATCTGGTTTCAAATGCCTACCGTTCCTATCTTAAGGTGTTAAAACAGGAAAGAGAGCTAATAAAGGCAGAAATATATTCGGTTAATAACCAGATGGATAACGAGATCAAAAGCAAGGATGATCTAAAAAAGGATATTAAAAACATCCAAAACACCATGGAATTAAGGTTAAATGAGAAAAGGAAACTCATTAAAGAAATAGATAATGAACTGCTTTCCAGGGCATCGGTGGTAATGGCTACCACAATTTCGGCAGCCCACCCAGTTCTGGACAACTATCAATTTGACACCACCCTCATGGATGAAGCTAGCCAAGTAGCCAGTTACATCTCACTCCTACCCCTTCTCAAATCCAAAAAATTCATACTAGTCGGGGATGACAATCAACTACAACCCATCGAAGAATCAAAACTATCCCGAGAGATGAATCTATCAATATTTAATCGCCTGATCAGCATATACCCAAACCATAATACTTTCCTAGATACCCAGTACCGGATGAACCAAAAAATAGCTGATATTTCTAGCCGAATGTTTTATAAAGGTCGGTTAAAAACCCATCCCACCATCGCAGACCAAGACATTGATTGTGATGAAGAAATTCTAAATTTTAATAGCCCCGTAACCTTCCTAGATACGGGTAGCTCGGCCTTCGAAGATGGGGTCGGCAGTGGATGTCAAAACGCCAAAGAAGCCAATCTGGTTTATGATTTAACTTCTCTCCTTTTAAAAAATGAGGTTAAACCACAAGAAATAGGGGTGATCACACCTTACAAAAAACACAAAGATCATATCACAAAACTCCTTGATAATCCTGAAATTGAGGTGGATACAGTTTACCGGTTCCAGGGACGGGAAAAAGATGTGATACTTTTTAGTTTCTGTAAAAGCCGTATAGGGCCCGGTAATCCTTATGCACTAAGGTTTGTCGAAAAATCAACTCAGCTAAATGTGGCTATCACCCGGGCTCGTAAGAAACTCATAATCATTGGCAATTTCGAAACATTAAAACGAAGTCCCAAGATCAGGAAGATAATCTCATTGATAGGGGAAGAAAACCGGATAGAATGTGCAGAATTAGGAATAGAGTTATAAATAGAAGACTCTGACCACACAGTACTACATCATAGTAGCGATGTTTAACCTGTAGGAATCAAATAGTAAAACAACTCCTGGACCCTCTAAGAGAAAGGAGATAGTTGAAATGATGAATATACAGCGTATCCTTAAACCAACTACTAAAATATGAATTGTAAGCCATCAAATCTGATTATAGGAATATCTAAACTAACAGTGGCGCCTGGTTTAAAAAAGAATATGAAGAGAAGTCTTTATCCCTTCAGGAGAATTT encodes:
- a CDS encoding DEAD/DEAH box helicase, translating into MSDFPSDYQQLVHEINEFIEAKKEPAKLIDGEIQGIDIDKKNLEIALDVDFNFYPGSIILVNRERGVVSKQSGKSIQVDLNDISHFREGQEVTIDTSMMNIILERLESAVKLIESDSISEDNQKLLDIILGKIQPVNRHSAVEFISKNLNESQQEAISCSVGADDFYLIIGPPGTGKTYVIQELIQHLVNHGQKVLITAWTNVAVDNILQRIIGVDESEIIKVGSPDGTSPVVKRYTLIEKRKNHPYYNDVRVIDEVIKRSKSEINQIYPEINYLKQKIKELSQKKDELEKNSQKLLKKQEEYQKLLDELDPGLMVAELAEIDNKKFDLEQKSELYLELAKKIEEFSKIESNLPDPDEYYNLDSELKKMKRGSFLRRAISPLNREGYQRFTQELDAKTSFQNKLTDVYNDYWNLKDKLEAEYYQIYGSDDHIPLDDALETEFEILEIFDQYLSLKKLEILVELENNRIDLVSNAYRSYLKVLKQERELIKAEIYSVNNQMDNEIKSKDDLKKDIKNIQNTMELRLNEKRKLIKEIDNELLSRASVVMATTISAAHPVLDNYQFDTTLMDEASQVASYISLLPLLKSKKFILVGDDNQLQPIEESKLSREMNLSIFNRLISIYPNHNTFLDTQYRMNQKIADISSRMFYKGRLKTHPTIADQDIDCDEEILNFNSPVTFLDTGSSAFEDGVGSGCQNAKEANLVYDLTSLLLKNEVKPQEIGVITPYKKHKDHITKLLDNPEIEVDTVYRFQGREKDVILFSFCKSRIGPGNPYALRFVEKSTQLNVAITRARKKLIIIGNFETLKRSPKIRKIISLIGEENRIECAELGIEL